In Streptomyces sp. 71268, the DNA window GCCGTTGCCGTCCGTGGCGATGGCCACGCCGAGACCGGTCTCCTCGCTGACCCGGATCATGCCGGAGTCCTCGGGCTGCGCCAGGACCGTGTTGCCCTGCACGAAGCGGTCGTACTGGTCGGTGACCCAGGACTTGGACGCCTGGTTCGCCGACCCGACCAGCTTGAGGACCTGCTCGCGCAGCTCGTCGGCGGAGCCGGGGCGGGGCAGCTTGCCCGCGTCGTCGGCCTGGAGCGCGTCCTGCCAGTCGGGGCGTGCGTACGGGCGCTCGTAGACCGGGCCCTCGTGCGCGACCGTGCGCGGGTCCACGTCCACGATCTTCTCGCCGTGCCAGAAGATCTCCAGCCGGTCGCCGTCGGTGACCTCGCCGATGACGGTGGCCAGGACGTCCCACTTCTCGCAGATGGCGAGGAAGCGGTCCACCTTGTCCGGCTCCACGACCGCGCACATGCGCTCCTGCGACTCGCTCATGAGGATCTCCTCGGGCGAGAGCGTGGAGTCGCGCAGCGGCACGTCGTCCAGCGAGACGCGCATGCCACCGGAGCCGTTGGAGGCCAGCTCGGAGGTGGCGCAGGACAGGCCCGCCGCGCCCAGGTCCTGGATGCCGACGACCAGCTTCTCGGCGAACGCCTCCAGGGTGCACTCGATGAGCAGCTTCTCCTGGAACGGGTCGCCGACCTGGACCGCCGGGCGCTTGGACGGCTTCGAGTCGTCGAAGGTCTCGGAGGCCAGGATGGAGGCGCCGCCGATGCCGTCGCCGCCGGTGCGGGCGCCGTACAGGACGATCTTGTTGCCGGTGCCGCTGGCCTTGGCCAGGTGGATGTCCTCGTGCCGCATCACGCCGATCGCCCCGGCGTTGACCAGCGGGTTGCCCTGGTAGCAGGCGTCGAAGACCAGCTCGCCGCCGATGTTCGGCAGGCCCAGGCAGTTGCCGTAGCCGCCGATGCCCGCGACGACGCCCGGCAGCACGCGCTTGGTGTCCGGGTGGTCGGGGGCGCCCATCCGCAGCGGGTCCACGACGGCGACCGGGCGGGCGCCCATCGCGATGATGTCGCGCACGATGCCGCCGACGCCGGTGGCCGCGCCCTGGTAGGGCTCGACGTACGAGGGGTGGTTGTGCGACTCGACCTTGAAGGTGACCGCGTACCCCTCACCGATGTCCACGACGCCGGCGTTCTCACCGATGCCCACCAGGAGCGCGTCGGTGGCGGGGGCCTTCTCGCCGAACTGGCGCAGGTGCACCTTGCTGCTCTTGTACGAGCAGTGCTCGGACCACATGACGGAGTACATGGCCAGCTCGGCGCCGGTCGGCCGGCGCCCGAGGATGTCCCGGACGCGCGCGTACTCGTCTTCCTTCAGGCCGAGTTCGGCCCAGGGCAGTTCGACGTCGGGCGTCTCGCCCGCGTGCTTCACGGTGTCGAGGGTCACGCTCGGTCGCTCCTTCGCGGCACAGGGCCAGACGCGCTGGGGTAGGGAATCTCAGTCGCTCCCTCGGCTGTTCCGGTGTCGAGCGTCATGCGGAGACCAACTTCTTCAAGATCGAGGTGAAGAATCCGAGCCCGTCGGTGCCGCCGGTGCCGACCTGCGGGTCCACCGCGTGCTCCGGGTGCGGCATCAGGCCGACGACGTTGCCGGCGGCGTTGGTGATGCCGGCGATGTCGCGCAGCGAGCCGTTGGGGTTGACGTCCAGGTAGCGGAAGACGACCCGGCCCTCCGCCTCCAACTCGTCGACCGTGCGCGCGTCCGCGACGAACTGGCCGTCGATGTTCTTCAGCGGGATCTGGATCTCCTGGCCGGCCGTGAAGTCGGCCGTCCAGGCGGTGTTCACGTTCTCGACCCGCAACTTCTGGTCGCGGCAGACGAAGTGCAGATGGTTGTTCCGCAGCATCGCGCCCGGCAGCAGATGCGTCTCGGTAAGAACCTGAAATCCGTTGCAGATACCCAGGACCGGCATGCCGGCCTTGGCCTGTTCGATGATCGATTCCATCACCGGCGAGAAGCGGGAGATCGCTCCGGCCCTGAGATAGTCGCCATACGAGAAGCCGCCGGGCAACACCACGGCGTCGACCTGATGAAGATCCTTGTCCCGGTGCCACAGCGGCACGGCCTCAAGACCCGCGATACGGACCGCGCGCTGAGTGTCGCGGTCGTCGAGGGTGCCCGGGAAGGTGACAACTCCCACGCGTGCGGTCACGACTCGACCTTTACGACGAAGTCCTCAATGACGGTGTTCGCGAGGAACGTTTCCGCCATCTCGCGGATACGGGCGAGGGCGTCGTCGTCGACCGGTCCCTCCACCTCAAGTTCAAAGCGCTTGCCCTGACGTACGTCGGAGATCCCCTCGAAGCCCAGGCGGGGCAGCGCGCGCTGCACGGCCTGGCCCTGCGGGTCAAGGATCTCGGGCTTGAGCATGACGTCGACTACGACGCGTGCCACTGGCACTCCCGGTGGTGTGGTGCGGCTGTGAGTTCTGGGGAGCAACCCCCAGGGACCCGAAGGCAGATGACATAACCCTACATCCCTGCAAAATCTACGCGCATAGATAAGGTGAACCCCCGGTCACGTTTAAGCATCGGGGGTGTCGAGCCCTGGGGGAAATCGAGGGGAAAACGTATCGTCCGGATTGCGCGGGGACACGCGGACAGAATTACCGGGGCT includes these proteins:
- the purL gene encoding phosphoribosylformylglycinamidine synthase subunit PurL, whose protein sequence is MTLDTVKHAGETPDVELPWAELGLKEDEYARVRDILGRRPTGAELAMYSVMWSEHCSYKSSKVHLRQFGEKAPATDALLVGIGENAGVVDIGEGYAVTFKVESHNHPSYVEPYQGAATGVGGIVRDIIAMGARPVAVVDPLRMGAPDHPDTKRVLPGVVAGIGGYGNCLGLPNIGGELVFDACYQGNPLVNAGAIGVMRHEDIHLAKASGTGNKIVLYGARTGGDGIGGASILASETFDDSKPSKRPAVQVGDPFQEKLLIECTLEAFAEKLVVGIQDLGAAGLSCATSELASNGSGGMRVSLDDVPLRDSTLSPEEILMSESQERMCAVVEPDKVDRFLAICEKWDVLATVIGEVTDGDRLEIFWHGEKIVDVDPRTVAHEGPVYERPYARPDWQDALQADDAGKLPRPGSADELREQVLKLVGSANQASKSWVTDQYDRFVQGNTVLAQPEDSGMIRVSEETGLGVAIATDGNGRYTKLDPYTGAQLALAESYRNVAAAGARPLAISDCLNFGSPEDPAVMWQFVEAIRGLADGCQQLGTPVTGGNVSLYNQTGEAAIHPTPVVAVLGVIDDVARRTPIGFGTEGQLLYLLGDTREEFGGSAWSQVVHDHLGGLPPKVDLERERLLAEILISGSRDGMIDAAHDLSDGGLVQALVESCLRGGKGARIVLPEGPAASGDATDDAFVALFSESAGRAVVAVPRSEELRFTDMCGARGLPATRIGVVDGDALEVQGQFSIPLTELRETHEATIPALVA
- the purQ gene encoding phosphoribosylformylglycinamidine synthase subunit PurQ, translated to MTARVGVVTFPGTLDDRDTQRAVRIAGLEAVPLWHRDKDLHQVDAVVLPGGFSYGDYLRAGAISRFSPVMESIIEQAKAGMPVLGICNGFQVLTETHLLPGAMLRNNHLHFVCRDQKLRVENVNTAWTADFTAGQEIQIPLKNIDGQFVADARTVDELEAEGRVVFRYLDVNPNGSLRDIAGITNAAGNVVGLMPHPEHAVDPQVGTGGTDGLGFFTSILKKLVSA
- the purS gene encoding phosphoribosylformylglycinamidine synthase subunit PurS, which encodes MARVVVDVMLKPEILDPQGQAVQRALPRLGFEGISDVRQGKRFELEVEGPVDDDALARIREMAETFLANTVIEDFVVKVES